AGGTTCGCCGGCTTTCTTTTTGTCAGTCCCGAAATCGCAAAGGCGTTCGCCAACTTCGCCTCCACGACGCAAGACATACGTTTGCATCACTGGCTCTCGCGTCAGGGAAGAGCGTCAAATGGATCTCAAATCAACTGGGGCACGCGAATCCCGAAGTAACGCTTCGGATCTACGCACACCAGATTCCGGAAGAGGACAACGATCTTTCCTTCCTCGACTTTGGCGGCACCAAACGGCACCCCCGCGGCACCAACACTTCTGCGTCAACTCGACAGAGTAAAGCAATCGGTGCAAGTGGTCGGAAAGGCGGGAGATTCATGGAGCGCGAGACCGGGTTCGAACCCATCGGAAGCACTGCTTCCGCTCCCTCAGCTTGGGAAGGTGAACGGGGAATCGTGCAAGTACTTGATTCTGCAAATCACTTCTCAATTCCCTGTCCGGTCCGACAGTGCCATGTGGTGACATAGAGTGACAGGCAATTGCCCCTCTTGTCTGCCACGCCGACTCCTATTCAGACTACGCCTGTGGCCGCACGATTGATACAAATTCAATTTCTCCTGATTGACGGCGTACACGAAAATCCATCGCCTTATCTGTTTGATGGCCTTCGACGACCTCATGCAGAGTCCAAAGAGATTTTAGCTCCTCACCGTCCACCGCCTCAATCACGTCTCCACGTTGTAGGCCAGCCTCGATTGCTGCACTGCCTGGCCTGGGCGAATAAACATAAACACCTGCTTTATCGATGTCGGGTGCTGCATTTGCCCATGCATCATTCAGGTCTGATCGACTGGACGGAGCGCACAGACACACGCCCAGGTCACAACACGGGCATGTGCACTGGCAAGCAACGTCCTCGTCGTCGAGCTCCCACACCACGACGTCATGCAACATTGCCTTGATCTTGTGCAGGGCACCGACATATCGCTCATAGTGCTCGACTGCGAGATCGGCTGTATTTCCGTCACCAGCGAGATAGTTGTCGCGGTGTCGGAGTGCCAGCAGCTGCAACACCGAATACCCCATGATGACACAATCAAGAGCGACGCAAATTCGCTGGATTGCTGTGGCAAGCGGAAGTCCGACGCCGGCCTTGTTTGCGCCAAACTCTATGCCGGGTAAGGCCAAGCCGTCAGCGACTTCGTGTAGACGCGACTTAATTGCCTTGCGCTGGGTTCTTGTCACCTCTAGGCAATCCTTGACGAATACACCCACGTCACGGTGTTCGGATACCGCGTCTTGCAGCTGTTCCAGCAGTTTTTCCATGCCGGTCTCCAGCGACACCATTTGAGCCATCTGCTGATGCAGCCTGTTTGATTTCGGCCTGTCTGCCATGATCTGCCTCCCACTGTCGGCAGGCATTATACGAGAGCGCAGTGTCTGCTTTGGGCACTTTTGATCCGTTTTCTGGAGATGGAGCGCGAGACCGGGTTCAGGGATCGCTGCGCGATCCTATACGAACCCGGCACGTAATTCGTGTTTCGGTGGTTGGCTCTATGGCGGGATGTTGGAGCAATAAATGGAGCGCGAGACCGGGTTCGAACCCATCGAAAGCACTGCTTTCGCTCCCTCAGCTTGGGAAGCTGAACGGGGAAATCTACAACCTACTGATTTCGCGCATGAATCCCCCAATCGATGTCCGGTCCGACAGTGCCATGTAGTGACATACGGTGACATGGAGTGCCACCAGGTGTAAAGGATGTCCCCGGACTAACGCAGCGAAATATTCTCGGCGACAAGATCTGCGCGGGGAACCGATTGACTCCGGGATTTCAGCGACAGTTTTCGGTTGGCAGATCGACAACTTTTTTCGGTCCGAATTAGGGTAGTTTTGTTGCATGCTGAGAAAGGTCGTCGAGCGGCTCGCCCTGG
The Myxococcales bacterium genome window above contains:
- a CDS encoding PDZ domain-containing protein translates to MADRPKSNRLHQQMAQMVSLETGMEKLLEQLQDAVSEHRDVGVFVKDCLEVTRTQRKAIKSRLHEVADGLALPGIEFGANKAGVGLPLATAIQRICVALDCVIMGYSVLQLLALRHRDNYLAGDGNTADLAVEHYERYVGALHKIKAMLHDVVVWELDDEDVACQCTCPCCDLGVCLCAPSSRSDLNDAWANAAPDIDKAGVYVYSPRPGSAAIEAGLQRGDVIEAVDGEELKSLWTLHEVVEGHQTDKAMDFRVRRQSGEIEFVSIVRPQA
- a CDS encoding tyrosine-type recombinase/integrase, coding for MEVRRLSFCQSRNRKGVRQLRLHDARHTFASLALASGKSVKWISNQLGHANPEVTLRIYAHQIPEEDNDLSFLDFGGTKRHPRGTNTSASTRQSKAIGASGRKGGRFMERETGFEPIGSTASAPSAWEGERGIVQVLDSANHFSIPCPVRQCHVVT